The genomic segment GCTTAAATTTCACTCATCGGGTCAAAGAGTTTTCATGACAAGTTGTGTTCCAGCGGCGAGCAGCTGTAGACTCAGCAACGATACAGTTACTGACAGTGTGTGCAAATAAATTTAGACAGAGATAAACTCAATACAGCAGAGAAATACGAGGCCATGCCAGTCGGGGTGAAGTTGAAAGACTTAAATAGAAGCCAGGCGGGCGACAGagatttaacaaaataaatatagagatattatttgatttatttataaaacttaCGTTTTGAGTTTGGCCTTGAAGTCCAGAACTGCGGCTATAAGTTTGGATGCAAACCTACGGAGATAAACATGAGGTCAGTTTTCTATTATCTCATTCAGTAAAATGTGCAAAAGgtttcaaataaatcatttagaaatcattaataaataagtaaacaggattaaaaaaaggtttttatgttTCTTCAGGTGGAAATTTGCAAGAATTAACCAAAGAACCAAATTTTAAACTCGACATAATGAAGTTTAAAGGTTGATTATTCTgcacacagagggacagataGACGTGACGCAGCCTCTTTATGGGAACAGctataaacaaaataaacaggtgtTTGTATCATAGCAACACAGGCCGAGAACCTTGACTGCAAACACAGCAACGACCCTGTAACACAACACTTAAGTGAACTTGTTTTAATCTGCTCTCACTGTTCAAAACAAATATAACTGAAGTGGCTAATCAATTGATTTATTGGAAATATATGTATCTGACTATTAACAAACTCTTAAATCATTGAAACAAAgcagattttaaaatatttaatgtacTAACAGAATGAGCTGCTTTCCAAATCAAGGTTTATAcaatatacacaaagaaaatgaactATCCAGTCAAAATGTCTCGGTCTAGTATTCAGTTTTCTCAGTAGGAACATGGTCTCTCTGTGTTGAAACAATctttaaacagatttaaattGTGTCTTCTCTGCTGTGTCATTGTCAGTATTTGCTGACTCACACTAGCTGGCTCCTCCAGTCGTTATAATCTCTCCTGGGCAGAGAGATAGCCGGGTTTGAGTGCACGGGCAGAGGCTGTCTGCTCTCCAGGTACGCCCACTGCACCCACCAGTCTGAGATCTGCAGAGAGGACAGATATATCTTTTCcgaggaaaatgtgttttcagattatCTGTCCTAATTTTCTTGCACCGTCACTTTGGGGGTTGGGGGCTGAAAGGGGGGGGTTATAGTAAATATCTAAATAATATCACAGCCTCCGACACACCACAGCAGCTGTAtcaacatttgaaaacactCCCACATCCATCGCCAACACGTGTCCCGCTTCCCACACTGACGCAGGACAAAACAAACCCAGTTCTTGTGTCTCGCTCTCCTCTCCAGCCCCTCCTGCAGCTGAGCGCCCAGGCCACCCGGCCGGCCGAACTCCTGCACCATCCTGCGGGTGTGGCTCAGCTCCTCGGGGGGCAGCAGGGGCTCCAGGGCCCTCAGGTACCCCTGCAAGGTGTGGGCCAGCGGGGGCACCGGCTGGGGGGGCACGGAGGAGGAGTAACACAGCTCCTGCCTCAGTGAAACCTGGAATGAGGGGAAGAAGATTAAAGGCTGGACGATATGGCAAAAAACATTGAGATGAAAATGTACATATCATGCATTAGGgtgtaaactgtatttgtgcattagTATGTggagataataaaataagaccAATCCATatgcatagatagatagagagatagatagaaatGGGTATAAATCACCCATAGTATGAAAACTTTAATTATTTGTaaagttttatttctcagtCCTGCAGAAGTTTACATGTTTTCTGCAGGTACACTCATGTTGCACAGTGAAAACCCATCTAAAGTGTACTGACAGAACAGTAAGTGTGTGTATCAGCACAGTGCATTGACAGAGTGTGGGCAAATGCCAGTGACAGGCAGGGCACTCCCAGGGCGGACCACGGGGAGGAAGTGCACGAACACGAATAGCTGCGTCCTCTGAGCTTCACGGGCCTGCAGCTGCGACACTAACACTGTTCGTGAGGAAGCGAGGTGTCAACAAGTCGAGCAGCTGAAAACAACTCACCCGGGACAGCCATGCTCTGCAGGATCCGGGCTGGATCCTCGTGAAAATCATGTTTGCTTAGATCACTCGTCCTGTGCACAGTTTCCTCCGGGTCTGATCGTCTAGGAGAAGCTCAGCCCTCCTCCTCATACTTCTCCTGATCCTCGGTGGCTCCGGATGAGAGTCCTcggtgttttgttttgttttttagatcCTGGTTTGAAAAGACATGTGCACGAAGCAGAGAAGGAGGAACTCCCCCTTGTTTCTTCCTCCAAGCTGCGAACATGCAGAGATTCACGTAGCGAGCGGAGCTGCAGTGAAGGAGGATACAAGCCTCCACACGTGTTGACGTAAAAATATTTCCGTAAACAGCTACGTGACTCCCAACTTTGCCTGCAGTACCGCGTGTGGCCGCAGAGGGGCGCTGTTTCACCTCAGGATGCTGCagtgtgacccccccccccttctgacAAAGTCTGGTACATATACTGCAGGTACTTGTGAAATACTACTACTATTCTGTGAAGGTTGTagtggaagaaaacaacagtagAGGGAACAAAGGTTTAAAAACTGGCTTCAGCAAAAATGGGCTTTTTAGGCAAATTTACTCAAATATTCACTCGTGCAAACCTTGAGAAATGCTGATGCCAAGATATAGAGAGAATGGTTCCTTGAGTTTTAAAAGCTACAGACAAAAAGCTGGAATGTGTTGAACTGagaagtgtttgtattttaatgcaaaaacaacagcacacaaAGAATTCTCATCACATTTCTGAATCTAAATAATCGTTATCATGGAAATAATGATTGGTCAATGACTGACCTTGTTTGATACAGTAAGGGACAGTGGATGATATTTTATCAAACTAAAGATTCACACATTACCGGGTCTAGAACTTTAAAAGTCAAGTAGCCCAGAAAGCTCATTTCTTCCTGTTACTTATAAAATACTTATAATTTACCAGTTTGAAGTCACTTAGCAGAGGAGGAACAGGCCTATaacttattattatattatattataagagTTTTGTCAGGTGTAATCtgctcatttttaaatcaatatatcAATGTGTGTGATAACATGTTTGTGTATATCTGTTTTATATGATAtcaacaaatgaaagaaaacagaaaaacctttttcagaattatttattagattttttttctcttgaagCCAGCTTCTCTTATCCTTCATATGGGAACAATTCATCGTCAAAGACCGTGCacatactttatataacacACATCTTCTTTTACCAATTAAATTATTCATTCACAAACAAGACATATTTGTACAGATTACACTAACAACATTATACAGCCAAAAGTCAGATCAGTTGTAATATGATGTCTATCCAGTTACAAAGACTTCCACTCACACAAGCCTCTCCACTtccacaaaaataacaaaacctttatttaaatCCACACGCTTTAACCGTTTCTTGTTTATTGAACATTAAGGCTCAATTAAACCCCACGCGAGACAAAGACCCCACACATTGCACCGACACCCATCCCTGCAACGTTCCACGCGACCCCCCGCCGAGAGGAGGTTTTTCTGAAAGGCTTCAGACGTCTTCAGGAACTCATCTTTCATATCATCTGTACGAGCAAATCCAGCAGGCACATGAAAACAGATGATACGAGCGTCACCCTTCTGTGCGGAGGCAGTGCTGATTTCAATTTAGAACATAACCAACAGACAAGAAGCTATCGAATATAttaactaaaaaataaaatcttatgAGTATTTCTGTATATTGCATAGACAAGCGACCCACCATCGCCCCTCAGTGCACACCTGAGGGACTtattaaatattacaaataggttttgtgatatttttgcAATATGTACCATTCTTATACATTCACAtatatgcccccccccccccccccccccccgcattTCCCTGAAAATAAACCAGGTCATATTTTACCCAGTAGACacaaatatgtatttgtttttacatctggaAAAATCAACTTTACATTTCTCACTCAACAGTCTTTCATTTTGATGTCATAGCCAGTAACAATGGAAAAGAAACACCATTACAAAACAGCcaattattcaaatgaaacgACACATGataaaaatcacataaaaatgTTGGTGACCTCATCACAAGGGCAATTTTGGCGAAGATGACCGAGCGCAAGACTCATCtggaagacagagagatggagatgggGGGTGAATAAGGTGAATCTaggatttcatttttcaattatGAATCTGATTGGATCCCATTCACCAACATTTAGGGTTTTGTGTGAACCATAAATGCAACATGAGACCGTTCCATTTGTTCTCcaaaaatcattattttatttctatttttatttgctgcttttttttaatatgcatTTCCTCACTACGCTGAGCTTGCCCACACTGCTACATGAAGAAAAGTCTGAACACTGGTCAGCTCATCTGGTTAAAGGACAAGGCTGGTGTTATtccaaatgtttcttttttaccaACAAACCCCATGATTTCAATGTTTCACCTTTTATTTAACCTTCTCTGACAGAGTATAGCAAACAGTTTGCACTTATTCAAAATAGgctttgtattttaaataagcacagtacagagaaaataaaaggtttGCAGCATTTTTCCATTAACATGCTACTTTCTGAATTCACAATCCTGTCTGCATCAGTCCCAAGGTAATTGAAAACTTTAAACAAGTcacaaatatattgtttaatagtTTAACAAATCtcaatatatgttttattttgactgttGTTGCCTGTCCCATGAGTAAATAGCACATTTATTAAGGACTTTACAGCCACAATTAGCAGTATCCTTGAGTTAGAACATAACAGACTGCTCAAATGAAAGAACATGTGGTTCGGCTTATTTATCTTTACTGGAGTCTTATGGCACAAAGGAATAAGCTATGTTAGCTTTTGGATACAGACGCAAATCTTGTTAGTTGGATGAATTCATTGTTGGTTTAGGGCTTTTCATGGGAGTttgcagaaaaatataaaacactgcCATCCTCATCCTTTAAGGAAAGTCTATGAGGACTTTCACAGCAGAGCACAGAAGACTGTAAGAAATGTTGACGAGCAAAAATCGTTACACGCTATGTTTTTTGAGAAGAGGGTGACACTGACCCACTCTTAGACCCCGTCCTGTTGCAGTCCCAACATTCCTTGTACTTTTGGTCACGATCGCTTCTCCGTCCACGTCGGCTTCCTTCTCCTGTGCCTCGTCTCCCTGCAGCTTCTCCGTCCTCCCCAGGTCGTAAGGATGCGGGACACACGCCATCAAGGAGGTCTCTGACGGGTACTCACAGACCTGCTCCAGCCGATCctcgttgaaacacacattccCCTGGAAAAAACGAGGAGGGGAAATGATCAATGGCCTGCGCTTTGacatgtggactggaggagcGTGGACTCAAACCACCCACCGAGCTGAGAGTTTGTCTTTAGCTGCAGTCAACTAcgttcttttcatttgtttatatcATTGTGAACAAATCTGCTGCCACGTGTGAATCACTTTGGCTTCATTCTTATAGTGACATGGATGGAAAACCAACCAAAAGATCTTAAAATCAAGATcgaagaataaaaataagaatttacAGGCGAGCGTGTCTGTTTCTAAAACGTGTGTACTGTGCAGTCATTGTACAGTTATTTACTTTagaaatcaaaaccaaacattGCGTGCAAGTAGCAAAGTAAATTAGAAAAACTCAAAGTCAAAATGATAAAATTGCTATACCGACACATTTTTCCACCATCCATGCTTACATGGGGAATTGTAAACAGTCTGGAGGCCCTGAGGAGTGCTTACGCTGTCAGTGTAATGTTAACTGACAGCAGGAGGCTTAACACAGCAGAAATACTCCCCCTGTGAGAGTGTTTACTGACGGAACACTTCATGCACTGAGTTATTAATCACTCAGGGAAATAATATCATATGGAGAGAGTATGTGACACGTGTTCAGTTGCAGAAGCAGAAACACAAGGTCTGTTTGCGGCTTCTCCTAAAGTGTTGAAAAGGAAAACGACTGGTTCGGCTCGTCTTTGCCTGCACTGGCAGATGCTTACGTGGAGTTTGTTTACTCAAAGGTCAACATGGAGCAAActgacaaacaggaaacagcagctcagctctgagGCCTCGACTTGTGAAAACCCCCGGATGTACAGACACGGTCTGGAGCCTGAAACCCGCAGACACCAGACTGCACACGCTCTACAAGTTACTTCACCCTGTAGCCGTCTGCAGAGTAGTGCAGATAATAGCTCTGCATTAGAGAGGCTAGGCAAATCATGCTCAGGCACAGGAGGCTAATCCTCCCTCCCTGAACCTGATTAACCCAGGCAGCACAGCAGGACAGCAGAGGCGACCCGCGAGGCGCAGAAACTGAAACAGTAGAAGAGACGGAAAGAGGGAAGTTTGAAGCTGTATTCTAGAGCTGCATTAAAGTTTCTCTCTGAGTTCAGAGTAGTTTGTCACCTATCAAAATGTAAGAATCTATAACAGAAGAAGACACACTATCATTCCTTTCAACATGCACATGTGAATATTTAGAAAAAACTAATCTATAGATGGATTTGGACAGAAAATGCAGGATAATTTCAGGATTTGATGCCTGGATGTCCGAGATAAAAAGCACCATATGAAGGGAAACttaagagaaaaagaggatgaCAAGGGCGGGGAGGAAGCAGGTGAACTCTCCCCCTCACCTCCCATGATACCGTGGTTCGGTGGGGGGAGGAAAGGCCACCTGACGTCAAACAGTCTGAAGGGCACCGATGTGAGAGTGACAGGTGGTCAGGGAATCACCGAGTGGTCAAAGAGGAATTACCTGACTGTGTTCctgaaactaaaaaacaaacggactaaaataaatgtttagttATTTCATCGGGAGTCACTGCAGATAACCTACAACTGAAGAAGTTAATTTACACTGAATCCTTCTCACCActagtttctctttctctcttgtagTCAAGTCTTTTTAACCCTGATAAGAAggcacagatttaaaaaaaaaggagaccaCGTCACTTCCCTATGTTGATCTTTGTCTCTTGTTAGGAGGAAATGCAGAAGTTTTAAAGAGGAAGTGAGCAGAAACATGCATTGAACAGTGGGTTTCTGTTCAAACAAGCCTTTAATCGCCTTTAATCCTCTCAGTATGTCAGACCGTCAAACTGTCATTTTTCTCTGCCCTGCCTCTCCTGGCAGGTCAGACCTCCATCCTGCTTTTTCCTCACGTCTCTCTGCAGCACCGTTCTGTCTTCATTCTCTTTTCACTTCACCCGCGTCAAACTGAGTTGGCGGCCCGCTGTCAGAAACACTCAGCCGTGCAGGGAAAGGTCAGCGTGGTCAAAAAGTGTCTGCCAAGACTCCAGTCTAACAAACCAAGCCCCTGCTGAACAGCCAGGAAGATACAAAGACAGATTTGTCTGAGGGGCAGGGAGGGCTGACTCTGCAGAAAATGGCAGAATTGGGGTGAGGGAACGAGGAAGCAGCCTGAAACGCACTCACATGCAGACTGAGGGGAAAGTTTGACAACTCCCACTGTAGGAAAATGGTACGAAAAAAACAATGCAATTCTTCTAACAGGCGGTCGGGTGCAGTAAAAATAGTCAAGATAACTCCCACTCTTCCAAACACAAAGTTTGAAAGAATCACTTGCAGTTTCAGCTGCAAGGTCTCAGAGGGAATTTGTGTAAATCCAAGTGAGGTTAGGTACATAATGCAAaaagaagagatggaggaaggagCCGGCTGTCTCTTTCATTGTGGTTTCCTACTcaacttttctgtctttgtctttgtttctgtctgcaaCGTTACTGTGAACTGTCTTTTAAAGACGAAACTGTTTGTTTCATTAGGCCACAAAACAAATAGCTTCACTTACTGCGGACTAAATCTGTTGATGCCACTGATTGGACACGTTGGGGTGAACATGCGTACTGCGGCGAAGCAGTATCAGAGGGTAGAAGTCAAAAGTCTGCAAAGCATTAGACTGCACAACCGAGTGGAAAAGCAGATCACAGCGGGATTTTATGGCTAAGAATCAAGATGTCGTGCTTGATAAGGCTTTAACCGGCTTAGGTCGGTCTCTGTGATCGCACTTCTCAATCAAAAGGGATGTTCTCCCAGTGAAAGGGGATTCCGCTTGACGACCAGGGGCCGTCAGACAGGTGACACAAGGTGATACCGTCTGGACCACCTACGATAAATTGTAGTAGGGGAGCGACCATTTGTTAGAAAATTCTTCCATGGTAGAATTATTGGAGGAGCACCATTTGTTCTCTGCTTTTTGGTGACAGTGTTTGCATCACCaataggtcaaaggtcaaaaagaaaatgtgcagtTTCTACTCACCCTTTTCGGGGTCCCTCTGTTTTTAACCAGACAGGACTTCTCCAGATTTAGATATCCACCGATCACCACGATCTGCTCCGCTGTCGGGTATTTCTTCCTTATCGGCTCAGCCGCAGCGGGGGTTGTCTGGGCCTTCTGCGATGGAGTCTTTGCAGGACTTGACCCAGCCGACGTTGATCCCGTTGAGGGTGCGGAGGCCGTCCCttcgcctcctcctccagcaccgaCAGGCCTCTTTGGTTTGATTGTAATGGTGGCGCCTCTCTTCACTTGGACCCCAGAGGCACTCCTGATGGAGAAGAGCGTGGGCGACGGGGTGGGTGATGGAGACACACTGGGAGACTGGGAGGGAGACGGGGAGCACGGGGAGGAGGCTGGTGTTGGGGCGCTATCAGAGGGTTTCAGAGAAGTGTCTGGGGATTGGCTCCGGAGAAATGAGGGGTTAACAGTGATGGTTTGTTTGAGCTGAGCTGTCGGAGAACAAACGCGTAGAGACTGATCCTTCTCTTCGTCCTTCACCTGCTGCTTCAACACTGCTCTGGGGCTTTGCTgcctttgtgtctctttgtcccTCAGAAGACTGTTTGTTGACTTCAGGGCTTCCTGCTCCTTCAGCTGAAACTGCTCTATCTGCCGCTGTATCGTCTGAACCCCAGAGACATCTCCACCCGGTAATGTCCTTCCGTCGCCCTGTTGTGAGTTTGATATGCGGGGCGTCACTTTTATAAGATGCACCGATGGACCAGTCCTATCCCTCAGACACAAACCCGATCTTGAGCCAACAGTTTCCAAGTTGTAGATCCGGCTCATGGCTGCGAGGGAGTTGGGATGAGGGGGCGAAGGGGAGAGAGCTTGTGTGGGATCGAGGGGAGTTGTATattcctctacctcctcctctgacagcttttcctcctcctctctctcctcttctctgctctctcGTCGGCCCTCGTGGCacctcagctgctcctcttcatGTTTCGGGgtctcatcttcatcctcagatATCCGAGAGCCGTCGGAGAGAACTTCGGCGGCAGCAGCGTCGCACTCACTTGACACTTCCTCCCCTCCAGCAGCTTGTGAGTGTGGTacagaaacaggaagctgaGGGCAGGTTTTCAACACTTCCTGCGTGACGTCAAATGCAGCCGTGGATGCCTGCGCTGCTGCGTCTTCCTGTGCCGTATCTGCGTCGACCAGCTTCTTCCGTATATGAGCTGCAGCTTCCCATTCTTGCTCTATTTCAGTTCCCCTCTCATCATACATGTCCCCAGCTGGGGGAGTATCACTGTCCTCTGCAGCCGCGCTCCCCTCTCCATCCCGCATCTGTCtcagcctctccagctccttttGTCTGATTTTCTCTCGCAGGGACTCAATGCGGCTCAGGGGCTTCCCGATCCTCCAGCTGTCCCTCCTCTCGACCCCTTGTCCTCCTTCCCAGTCTCGCCCCTCGTCGCTTTGACCTGCCACCTTTTTTACCTCCACTTCTTCTTCGGCGACATAAAACACAGTCCTGGGGATTTGAATCTCGAGGGGACCTGGAGGCGCGACCCTTTTTGGAGATCTGGGTGTTGCATCCTGGACGAGGCTCTCTGATGCAACATCGCTGTAATGCTGTCCATCCTTCCTGCACTCTTTGGTCAGTTCGTGAACCGCTCTGGAAGGCCTTTCTCCTTTCTCGTTGCCATAAACAGTTGTGTCCcctattttttctattttactgATGAGCTCCTCTGTGTGCTGAGACAAAACGGAGTGTGCTAGGTAGGGTCCTCGTGGTCCCGTCCACTCTGCCCCTCGGTGGGGGTCTCTGGCCATGTCTGTGACTGTACACAGCAGACTGGAGCACTCTGTAAATGCTGATTCATGTCTGTAGTGACTCTCCGCACTGAGGCATGGACTCGTCGTGTCTGCTGATGCGGCCATGACGTAACTATGCATGGTTTCAGCTGGGATTGCACTTTCAATTCCATCTCCTCGTAGAAAATCCTTTTTGTCGCTAACCTGTGCCTCATCTCGTTCTTCTGGGTCTTTCTCTACACTCAGCTCTCGTTCTAAACTTTTCTCACCTGCCAGTCGCTTCGCTTCTTTTTCAGCTCTCGCTTTCCCATCCTGCCTGATTGGGACTCTTCTAGCGAATGAGATGCCCTCAGTGTTTTTGACGGATGCAACCGTGAATCCCTCATCTCCATCTCCATTACCTGACCTCTCTGCCGCCCACTTATCAATAGGCTCGACTCTCTTAACTTCACTCCTGTGTTGGATTGAAATGTCGGCGTCAATCCTCCTCAGCATGGATCCTGCTTTTATATCTGTTTTCACACACCCATCCTTGTGCTTTCCCAACCTGTCTTTATCTAACAGATGTGCGCACCCCATTTTGATCTTTGCCGTGGCGTCCCTCCCTAAACCTGCTACATCTACCCATGGTGCCACGATCTTGTCTGAGTGTGTCCTCTCATGCCTTTTCCACTCGTAACACCTTTCGTTATCTAAACCGTTCTCCTTCGCACAGATGACTCGATCAGAGAAGCTAAATGAGCGCTTTGGGATGCCTTT from the Paralichthys olivaceus isolate ysfri-2021 chromosome 20, ASM2471397v2, whole genome shotgun sequence genome contains:
- the ppp1r18 gene encoding uncharacterized protein ppp1r18 gives rise to the protein MSVSSLPEWKQLLLEKKRREEEERERREKEEEEKLASMPAWKRGIIQRRKAKQDSVGDREKDRDMCFLQVDFRCPSDTDTDSSVTVNLGSEPSLSPDPGLWLDADPRSVSQVSVETIVPLHENPFIRTQTAWRKGKDADVGNESEREKDKSSPRGQDGDSGRGRDIELKIERFRDLSEGREKERSRDRSQGRERDNSRERWEKDKNQWKESVKDVTREREFLKVRKDEEEKETDSPPGSFSPLVPCLRTIRADNIIIIEQDRKGSDERRGKWREAERERPEEDHQGNRGMKMNLREILAGGGSVTEIRASEVLIIKPSTTPEERSTGGKEKEDGEMKCGMDARRESRELRTDISWMREKEKEPGKEKERPWGQALVIKDRKESLEDNVFVERGGRVSQLLSKFGQLPKPPSRSKSSDNFLRPGRRKYSDEDDQQSAERKVDGRNMLLKGIPKRSFSFSDRVICAKENGLDNERCYEWKRHERTHSDKIVAPWVDVAGLGRDATAKIKMGCAHLLDKDRLGKHKDGCVKTDIKAGSMLRRIDADISIQHRSEVKRVEPIDKWAAERSGNGDGDEGFTVASVKNTEGISFARRVPIRQDGKARAEKEAKRLAGEKSLERELSVEKDPEERDEAQVSDKKDFLRGDGIESAIPAETMHSYVMAASADTTSPCLSAESHYRHESAFTECSSLLCTVTDMARDPHRGAEWTGPRGPYLAHSVLSQHTEELISKIEKIGDTTVYGNEKGERPSRAVHELTKECRKDGQHYSDVASESLVQDATPRSPKRVAPPGPLEIQIPRTVFYVAEEEVEVKKVAGQSDEGRDWEGGQGVERRDSWRIGKPLSRIESLREKIRQKELERLRQMRDGEGSAAAEDSDTPPAGDMYDERGTEIEQEWEAAAHIRKKLVDADTAQEDAAAQASTAAFDVTQEVLKTCPQLPVSVPHSQAAGGEEVSSECDAAAAEVLSDGSRISEDEDETPKHEEEQLRCHEGRRESREEEREEEEKLSEEEVEEYTTPLDPTQALSPSPPHPNSLAAMSRIYNLETVGSRSGLCLRDRTGPSVHLIKVTPRISNSQQGDGRTLPGGDVSGVQTIQRQIEQFQLKEQEALKSTNSLLRDKETQRQQSPRAVLKQQVKDEEKDQSLRVCSPTAQLKQTITVNPSFLRSQSPDTSLKPSDSAPTPASSPCSPSPSQSPSVSPSPTPSPTLFSIRSASGVQVKRGATITIKPKRPVGAGGGGEGTASAPSTGSTSAGSSPAKTPSQKAQTTPAAAEPIRKKYPTAEQIVVIGGYLNLEKSCLVKNRGTPKRGNVCFNEDRLEQVCEYPSETSLMACVPHPYDLGRTEKLQGDEAQEKEADVDGEAIVTKSTRNVGTATGRGLRVDESCARSSSPKLPL